A stretch of DNA from Syntrophorhabdus sp.:
TGTCTTTCGAGACGGTCCTTTCTGAAGGATTCCCTCTCGCTTATCTTCCTTTTTAACTCGTCATCGTATTCCTTCACGGTGACAACGCGAATGATATTGTCCGCCTCTATCTTCCTCAAGCCTCCCGTCTCGACGACAAGGTCCAGCGCCTCATCCCAGTAAACATCTTCGAGCTTCATCGTTATCTTTCCCTTGACGGCGTCGGATATCACGATGTTCTTTCCCGAGACCTCCGCGAGGATCCTGACGACATTCCTCACATCGGCATCCATGAAATCGAAAGAGACCTTTGAGACAGGGGACGTGCGTTTCGCCGATTGACTGAAGCACAATAAAGGTATGATTAAAAGTAACAGAAAAAATACAGCCGCTATTCTTCTACTCATAAGTCACCCTTCAGTTTTTCGAGGGGATGTCAACAACGATCTTCTTCGTCTCCCCTCTTGACTTGTAGCCAACCACCATATTGCTGGCTGAAACGTCCATCACCCACATGTTCTTGTTCAAGTGGTCCCCTTTCCTGAAGAAGATACCCTTTCCCTGCACATCTTCCATCATGGCGATCATGCCGGTACCGCTCTTTATCACGCCGACGAACCGCAACTCTTCCAGTTCGTAACCGGCCCTTTCGGACTCCTTCTTTTCCTTTGAGGACCTGACGTTCACACCCCGTGCGGTCTTGGCCTTGAGGAGCAGGACAGGCTCGAAGGGATCCCGACCCTCGGCGGAGTAGGTGAAATCCTCGACATTGAACTTCTTTGCCGCCTCTTCCTTCGCCGCCTCTTTCTTCGGGGCAGGCTGAACTTTGGGAGTCTGCGCGTGGGCACAGGATAGACCCAGGAAGAGGCAGATGCCGATCACAAAACTACTTTTTTGCAGGCGGGACATTTGCCTTTTTCGCTCCTTGAGCCGGCGCCTTCTTCACCGGCGTCTTCAGGTATACATACGCATTTGCACTGCACGATCCTTCCACCACAACATTTCTCGGGGGGCCCTTTGCCTCGACCGTGAAGTCCGTGACACTAATGATACGTTCCAGCTTCCTGACGCCATCCAGAAAGGCCGCCAGGTTCCTGAACCTTCCCTGGAACTTCATCTCGAAGGGCAGCTCCGAGTAGAAATCCGTGTGCTTTATCTGTTTCGGCTCGAATTGCTTGACCTTCAGGCGCGTCTCCTCCGTCACGGAGGTCACGCTCCTTAAGAGGTTGGGGATGTCCTTCGACTCCGGAAGCTGCCTCATGACCTCCTGCAAAAGTTCCTGCATCTGGGTGTATTCCTGGCGGTGTTTAGCGATGTTCCTCTGGATGCTCTTGAGCCGGCCCAGTTGCATCTGCACTTCGGCGTACTCCTTTGCCGCTTTGGCCTTTCTTTCGAGCTGGGGCATCATGAGAAAGTAATAGAGACCCGCCAGCACCGCGACGACGAGGACGATCATGACGATGAGAACGTACTTCTGCGGTATCTTCTCTATCTTTTTTCCCAGGCTTTTCGGCTCGAATCCGACTCTCATAAGGACATGTTCCCCTGAACGATGAACTTCTTGACCACGAGACCCTCTTCCGTCACATCCTGTATACTCTTCAGTTCAACATCCTTCATGTAGGGCAGGTTCGACAGCACTTCCATGAAATCCGATATGGACTCATTGACGAGAGATCTTCCCTCTATCTCGAACTTATCGCTCCTTCTCTTGAATGATTTGAGCCACACCCCGTCCTTCATCGTCGTCGACAGGTCATAGAACGACCGTGCCGCGAGCGCCCTGCCTGCCTTCAGCTGGTTGACCACCTTTATCCGCCGCTCTATTTCCTTT
This window harbors:
- a CDS encoding pilus assembly protein PilP encodes the protein MSRLQKSSFVIGICLFLGLSCAHAQTPKVQPAPKKEAAKEEAAKKFNVEDFTYSAEGRDPFEPVLLLKAKTARGVNVRSSKEKKESERAGYELEELRFVGVIKSGTGMIAMMEDVQGKGIFFRKGDHLNKNMWVMDVSASNMVVGYKSRGETKKIVVDIPSKN
- the pilO gene encoding type 4a pilus biogenesis protein PilO, giving the protein MRVGFEPKSLGKKIEKIPQKYVLIVMIVLVVAVLAGLYYFLMMPQLERKAKAAKEYAEVQMQLGRLKSIQRNIAKHRQEYTQMQELLQEVMRQLPESKDIPNLLRSVTSVTEETRLKVKQFEPKQIKHTDFYSELPFEMKFQGRFRNLAAFLDGVRKLERIISVTDFTVEAKGPPRNVVVEGSCSANAYVYLKTPVKKAPAQGAKKANVPPAKK